The genomic stretch AAATCGCGATCTCGTAGTTCGTCAGTGAATCGAATCATCTCTCGCACACCCGAATTCGTGTTATGTCGTGGTCTACCGAGGGCCGTAACGGGGAGTTGCGGCGTATAGCGCTCGGCAAGCGTGGCGTGTGTGTCGGTGGTTGGCAGTTGCATAATCAAGAAAGCAGAACGCATAACAGGACCTCGCCACGAAAACGCGCCTGCGGAGGACCGTCGCGCACGCGAAGCCTGGCGGCTGTGCGCGATAAGTCTGGAGCGGCGCGATCAAATGACCACGTAAAACTCACCAAGTGAGCGGTCCGTGCGCCTCCGGTAGAATCCGGTCAGCGACACGCGGCGGGCGGGGATGCCTCCCGTAGTCGGGTCGGCAAATACTCTTTTGCGGTTTCGTTTTTTGGCGAATCTTGGCGCGGCGCTAATTACTCCGATCCGCGGCGCAATCGCACGCGCTCGATCCGTTCGATCTGAATGACGACGCCATCCTGGACCGTGATCGCGATCTGACCGTATTGCAAGCCGCTCAGTGCCTGCCGAACCTGCGACAAGGCCTGGTCGACGCGCGATTCTGGTCGCGCCGAGACCGATGCGGCGGCGGTTGCTGCGACGGGCTCGGGTCTACGTTGGTTATCCATTTCGACGACTCCTGGCGGTGTGCCTTCGCTCTGACCATCGGTTTGCCACATCGGCCGACCGTGTTGCCTGGTGCAGATAACTCACGCGGCACACAAGCAGAATCAACCTCAGGGTTTCCATACACGCCGCCTAATATCTCTCTCGCTAAATCACGTAGTCCGGCACTTCGGCACCGTCGGGCACGAAGACGCGCACCTTGCGCGGCGAAACGTACAACGAATCTCCGGGTCGCACTCGCAACTCGGCGTACCTTTCGGCGCTCAGTTCGACGTGCATACCAATGCCAAACTCTTCGCTCCGCACGAATATCTTGGCCACGCTGCCAGCCGGATTGACGCGATCAACCAGCACCCGCAAGCTGCCGGTGCCGGTGGGCGAATGCTCCAGGTCCAGCTCGTGCGGACGCACATACAACGTGGCCGGCATGGCCTCGTCATGGGGATAGTCCGGATATTCCAGTTCCAACCCGCCGACATGGGCCCGGCCGCTTTGCAGCCGGCCATGAAACACGTTGACGTTACCCAAGAAGTCCATCACGAACGCGTTGGCCGGATGCTCGAACACGTCCTGCGGCGTCCCTTCCTGCTCGATGCGCCCGCCGTGCATCACCACGACCTTGTCGGCCACTTCGAAGGCCTCTTCCTGGTCGTGCGTGACGAAGATGCTGGTGACGCGAATCTCGTCGTGCAGGCGGCGCAGCCATTGACGCAACTCTTGCCGAACCTTGGCATCCAGCGCGCCAAAGGGCTCGTCCAAGAGCAGCACCTTCGGCTCGATAGCCAAGGCTCGCACCAGTGCGACCCGCTGTCGCTGGCCGCCGGAAAGCTGCGAAGGATAACGCTTCTCCAGCGAATCGAGGCGCACCAGAGTGAGCAGCTCGCGCACCCGATCCTGTATCCGCTGTTTCGGCCAGCCCCGCACGTGCAGACCGAAGGCCACGTTGTCAAAGACGGACATATGGCGGAACAAGGCGTAGTGCTGAAACACGAAGCCAATGTTGCGTTCGCGGGCCGACTGTCCGGTGACGTCTTCTTCTTGGTAGTAGATGTTGCCGGTGTCGGCCGTCTCCAGCCCCGCGATGACACGTAGCAGCGTCGTCTTGCCTGACCCTGACGGACCCAGCAGCGCCAGCAGCGATCCCCCCTCGGCGTCGACGCTGACATCGTCCAGCGCGAGGAAGTTTCCGAATCGCTTGGTAACTTTGTCTACCTTGATGCTCATCGGTCGGCTCCCATGGCGCCACTTGTCGCGACATGATGAGGTGCCCGAACGTAACCGCGCGAGAACTCGATCATGTGGCTTTTCGTAATCTGAGTGGCGTGGCCGCTGTCCTTGGTGCTTGCTGGCGCTGTTCCAGCCGCACCCACAGTACCCACGGCGGCCGTACCGTTTGCGGATTCTGCCGCCTCGTCGCCACCGCCATGTGCTATGGCGGCTGCCTCGCGCAGCTCGGAGCGGGTCTTGCGCTCCAGCGCCACCTTGGCGGCCAGAGTTACCAACGCCAGCAACGTCAGCACCGAGGCCACGGCGAATGAGCCTGGCGTGTTGTATTCCTGAAAGAGCTTTTCCACGCGCAGCGGCATTGTGTCCGTGCGTCCGGCGATATGGCCCGAGACGACGTACACGGCGCCGAATTCTCCCATCGCGCGGGCGTTGCACAGCACCACGCCGTACAACAGCCCCCACTTGATATTGGGGAGCGTGATATACCAGAAAGTCTGCCAAGGGTTCGCCCCCAGGCTGACCGCGGCTACCTCTTCTTCGGAGCCGATCGCTTCCATTACCGGAATCAACTCTCGCGCTACGAACGGGAGCGTGACGAACGTCGTGGCGAGAATCAGTCCCGGCAGCGCGAAGATAACCTTTATGTTGTGCTCGCGCAGCCACGGGCCCAGGTAGCCTTGCAGTCCAAAGATCAGTACCAGCGACAGTCCCGCCACGACCGGTGAGACCGAAAACGGCAGGTCGATGAGCGTGGTCAGCAATGTGCGGCCCGGGAAGCGAAACCGCGAAATGGTCCAGGCGGCCGCCACACCGAACACCGTGTTCACGGCCACCGCGATCGGCGCCACGATCAGCGTCAGCAAGATGGCGTGCCGCGTGTCCCGATCAATCACCAGGCTATCCCAATAAGTTTTCCAACCTGCCGAGAGGGCCTGGGCAAAAACATTGATCACCGGCACGATCACTAGCAGTCCGACGACTGACATGGCCAGCGCGATCAACGTCCAGCGAACCACCGGGTGGTCCGACCGGGCCGAGCCTTTGTTCACATGGGTCAGCTGGCTGGGATTATGCATAGTGTCGCTTGCTCCAGCGCTCTAGCAGGTTGATCAGGATCAACAGCGAGAACGACATAGCCAGCAGCACCACCGCGATCGCGGTCGCCTCTTTGTAGGCGAATTGCTCAAGTCGCGCGACGATCAGCATCGGTGCGATCTCGGTATCGAACGGCTTGTTCGCCGACACGAACACCACCGAACCATATTCACCCAGTGCCCGGGCCAGCGATAACGAAAAGCCCGTTACCATCGCCGGCAGGACCAAAGGGATGATCACCCACGTAAAGGTTTGCCAGCGACTGGCCCCCAACAGCGCGGCCGC from Pirellulales bacterium encodes the following:
- a CDS encoding YezD family protein, encoding MDNQRRPEPVAATAAASVSARPESRVDQALSQVRQALSGLQYGQIAITVQDGVVIQIERIERVRLRRGSE
- a CDS encoding sulfate/molybdate ABC transporter ATP-binding protein, coding for MSIKVDKVTKRFGNFLALDDVSVDAEGGSLLALLGPSGSGKTTLLRVIAGLETADTGNIYYQEEDVTGQSARERNIGFVFQHYALFRHMSVFDNVAFGLHVRGWPKQRIQDRVRELLTLVRLDSLEKRYPSQLSGGQRQRVALVRALAIEPKVLLLDEPFGALDAKVRQELRQWLRRLHDEIRVTSIFVTHDQEEAFEVADKVVVMHGGRIEQEGTPQDVFEHPANAFVMDFLGNVNVFHGRLQSGRAHVGGLELEYPDYPHDEAMPATLYVRPHELDLEHSPTGTGSLRVLVDRVNPAGSVAKIFVRSEEFGIGMHVELSAERYAELRVRPGDSLYVSPRKVRVFVPDGAEVPDYVI
- the cysW gene encoding sulfate ABC transporter permease subunit CysW, with the protein product MHNPSQLTHVNKGSARSDHPVVRWTLIALAMSVVGLLVIVPVINVFAQALSAGWKTYWDSLVIDRDTRHAILLTLIVAPIAVAVNTVFGVAAAWTISRFRFPGRTLLTTLIDLPFSVSPVVAGLSLVLIFGLQGYLGPWLREHNIKVIFALPGLILATTFVTLPFVARELIPVMEAIGSEEEVAAVSLGANPWQTFWYITLPNIKWGLLYGVVLCNARAMGEFGAVYVVSGHIAGRTDTMPLRVEKLFQEYNTPGSFAVASVLTLLALVTLAAKVALERKTRSELREAAAIAHGGGDEAAESANGTAAVGTVGAAGTAPASTKDSGHATQITKSHMIEFSRGYVRAPHHVATSGAMGADR